From Acidimicrobiales bacterium, a single genomic window includes:
- a CDS encoding enoyl-CoA hydratase-related protein, producing MPEGLALRRTPPVLEIEFDRPAKHNAINLAMWRALPGLVQHAVDDDELAVIVLCGAGGDFSAGADIGEFAEVRSTPEQRTAYSAAVDAAERALSGCPMPVIARVSGYCLGGGLELALACDYRIAGESTRAAIPAAKVGIVYSAQSTRRLVAAVGAGFAKFVMYTGETFPAEVGLAKGLFDELCPDSALGEVTARVAAAMAKGSPQTIAAAKLVIESTITGVSADDALLEKLAGEGAAGSAYRDAVERFRR from the coding sequence GTGCCGGAGGGCCTCGCCCTCCGGCGCACGCCGCCGGTGCTCGAGATCGAGTTCGACCGCCCGGCGAAGCACAACGCGATCAACCTCGCCATGTGGCGGGCCCTCCCCGGCCTCGTCCAGCACGCCGTCGACGACGACGAGCTGGCGGTGATCGTGCTCTGCGGTGCGGGCGGCGACTTCTCCGCCGGAGCGGACATCGGCGAGTTCGCCGAGGTGCGCTCGACCCCCGAGCAACGCACCGCCTACTCCGCGGCGGTCGACGCCGCGGAGCGCGCCCTCAGCGGCTGCCCGATGCCGGTCATCGCGCGCGTGAGCGGCTACTGCCTCGGCGGCGGCCTCGAGCTCGCGCTCGCGTGTGACTACCGGATCGCCGGCGAGAGCACCCGGGCGGCGATCCCGGCGGCCAAGGTCGGCATCGTCTACAGCGCCCAGTCCACCCGTCGCCTCGTCGCTGCGGTCGGCGCCGGCTTCGCGAAGTTCGTGATGTACACCGGCGAGACCTTCCCGGCCGAGGTCGGCCTCGCCAAGGGGCTGTTCGACGAGCTCTGCCCCGACAGCGCCCTCGGCGAGGTGACCGCTCGGGTCGCCGCCGCGATGGCGAAGGGCTCACCGCAGACCATCGCCGCCGCGAAGCTCGTGATCGAGTCGACGATCACCGGTGTCTCGGCCGACGACGCGCTCCTCGAGAAGCTGGCCGGTGAAGGCGCGGCGGGCAGCGCCTATCGGGACGCGGTGGAGCGCTTCCGCCGTTAG
- a CDS encoding class I SAM-dependent methyltransferase, whose protein sequence is MTELNTGVQASTGWDETAAADWAARDESKTELTTPWNLTAVITASEGHPVSRILDVASGPGGFLQTLLERLSDASGVWYDFSETMRTEAMRNLAHLEGRVEYRIGDIVDLDAAGPKEAFDLVTTSRATHHLTVFDLGRFYSQAAERLRPGGFIANLDNLNPGEPWSGRLRAARAALRGPRPSSPSNHPHLVPAPSMEDHLACIRAAGFEPALVVWRNLSSGLLIARKPD, encoded by the coding sequence ATGACGGAGCTGAACACCGGGGTACAGGCGTCGACGGGCTGGGACGAGACGGCCGCGGCCGACTGGGCCGCGCGCGACGAGTCCAAGACCGAGCTCACGACACCGTGGAACCTCACCGCCGTGATCACCGCCTCCGAGGGGCACCCGGTGAGCCGCATCCTCGACGTCGCCTCGGGGCCGGGGGGCTTCCTGCAGACCCTCCTCGAGCGCCTGTCCGACGCGAGCGGCGTCTGGTACGACTTCTCCGAGACGATGCGCACCGAGGCGATGCGCAACCTCGCCCACCTCGAGGGGCGCGTCGAGTACCGCATCGGCGACATCGTGGACCTCGACGCCGCAGGGCCGAAGGAGGCCTTCGACCTCGTCACCACCTCGCGGGCGACGCACCACCTCACGGTCTTCGACCTCGGCCGGTTCTACTCCCAGGCCGCCGAGCGCCTGCGTCCGGGCGGGTTCATCGCCAACCTCGACAACCTGAACCCCGGTGAGCCCTGGTCGGGGCGCCTGCGCGCGGCGCGCGCCGCGCTGCGCGGCCCACGCCCGTCGAGCCCCTCCAACCACCCGCACCTCGTCCCGGCGCCGAGCATGGAGGACCACCTCGCCTGCATCCGCGCCGCGGGCTTCGAGCCGGCGCTCGTCGTGTGGCGCAACCTCTCCTCCGGGCTGCTGATCGCCCGCAAGCCGGACTGA
- a CDS encoding metalloregulator ArsR/SmtB family transcription factor — MQLTEDLQLPAVEHSLAVELEWVFCTASQDSAKTACTANGVLEDAALCAEARGFWGSGVGHTPELLVLAAQAGVLFEEEPERLFAALADRQADPGELRLASETEGDRRLTLERLAALRRSSALRRRYVELLRRLWAQMQPEYAAIGAPAVGGALAHYRSRLAAGTPWRDFVPQPFAESVLAPLLERLGPSLPVVVTPTYFFGKLLVVELPDLLLVGAGAAAGPRPTGAHDALAKRLRALGHPTRLGILASLGERPASVGELAEEFGVAQPTVTNHVKLLREAGLLQGERNGSRLTLSVDPEALSGLAAEFSALTASGGAPSR; from the coding sequence ATGCAACTCACCGAGGACCTGCAACTGCCCGCCGTCGAGCACTCCCTCGCCGTCGAGCTCGAGTGGGTGTTCTGCACCGCCTCCCAGGACTCCGCCAAGACGGCCTGCACGGCCAACGGCGTCCTCGAGGACGCGGCGCTGTGCGCCGAGGCACGGGGTTTCTGGGGCAGCGGCGTCGGCCACACCCCCGAGCTCCTCGTGCTCGCCGCTCAGGCGGGCGTCCTGTTCGAGGAGGAGCCGGAGCGCCTCTTCGCCGCGCTCGCCGACCGCCAGGCCGACCCCGGCGAGCTACGGCTCGCGTCGGAGACCGAGGGGGACCGCCGCCTCACCCTTGAGCGGCTCGCTGCCCTCCGCCGCTCCTCGGCGCTGCGCCGTCGGTACGTCGAGCTCCTCCGCCGCCTCTGGGCCCAGATGCAGCCGGAGTACGCGGCGATCGGCGCACCGGCGGTCGGGGGGGCCCTCGCCCACTACCGCTCGCGCCTCGCCGCCGGCACCCCCTGGCGGGACTTCGTCCCCCAGCCCTTCGCCGAGTCGGTGCTCGCGCCGCTGCTCGAGCGCCTCGGGCCGAGCCTCCCCGTCGTCGTCACCCCGACCTACTTCTTCGGCAAGCTCCTCGTCGTCGAGCTCCCCGACCTGCTCCTCGTCGGCGCCGGGGCGGCGGCCGGGCCGCGTCCCACCGGCGCGCACGATGCGCTCGCCAAGCGGCTACGGGCGCTCGGCCACCCCACCCGCCTCGGGATCCTCGCCAGCCTCGGCGAGCGCCCGGCGTCGGTCGGCGAGCTCGCCGAGGAGTTTGGGGTCGCGCAGCCGACGGTGACGAACCACGTGAAGCTGCTCCGCGAGGCGGGGCTCTTGCAGGGCGAACGCAACGGCAGCCGCCTCACCCTCTCGGTCGACCCCGAGGCGCTCTCCGGCCTCGCCGCCGAGTTCAGCGCGCTCACCGCCTCCGGAGGTGCGCCAAGTCGTTAG
- a CDS encoding sulfite exporter TauE/SafE family protein, producing the protein MIAPLLATLHITPLGVLAIAAAGFAAGTINAIVGSGSLVTFPTLVALGLSPLVANVSNNIGLVLGNVSAVHGYRRELVGQAPRMRKLIPWSAAGGITGATLLLVIPGTFHDVVPWLVILAVCMVLIQPRVAKALAARGPRAESGGLALRLGVFLAGVYGGYFGAAQGVILIALLAINLDDHLQRLNGLKNVLAAVVNALAGVLFIIFAPVDYEVALIIAITSVLGGQVGASVGRRLPAPVLRGIIVVGGLTVAIKLLVG; encoded by the coding sequence GTGATCGCCCCGCTGCTCGCGACGCTGCACATCACCCCGCTCGGCGTGCTCGCGATCGCGGCCGCCGGCTTCGCGGCGGGGACGATCAATGCGATCGTCGGCTCCGGCTCGCTCGTCACCTTCCCGACGCTCGTCGCCCTCGGCTTGTCACCGCTCGTCGCGAACGTCTCCAACAACATCGGCCTCGTCCTCGGCAACGTCTCCGCGGTGCACGGCTACCGCCGCGAGCTCGTCGGCCAGGCGCCGCGGATGCGCAAGCTGATCCCCTGGTCCGCGGCGGGCGGGATCACCGGCGCGACCCTCCTGCTCGTCATCCCCGGCACCTTCCACGACGTCGTGCCGTGGCTCGTGATCCTCGCCGTGTGCATGGTGCTCATCCAGCCGCGGGTCGCGAAGGCGCTCGCAGCGCGCGGGCCGCGCGCCGAGTCCGGCGGCCTCGCGCTGCGCCTCGGGGTCTTCCTCGCCGGCGTCTACGGCGGCTACTTCGGTGCCGCGCAGGGGGTGATCCTCATCGCCCTGCTGGCGATCAACCTCGACGACCACCTGCAGCGGCTGAACGGCCTGAAGAACGTCCTCGCCGCGGTGGTGAACGCCCTCGCCGGGGTGCTCTTCATCATCTTCGCCCCGGTCGACTACGAGGTCGCGCTGATCATCGCCATCACCTCGGTCCTCGGAGGCCAGGTGGGCGCGTCGGTCGGGCGCAGGCTCCCCGCGCCGGTGCTGCGCGGGATCATCGTGGTCGGCGGCCTGACGGTCGCGATCAAGCTGCTCGTCGGCTGA
- a CDS encoding CDP-alcohol phosphatidyltransferase family protein — MAVRPAPAGPDVATPDGTAVTPAAEPLDTAALGRVLTLPNLLSVARLGLLAAFFVTLFADGGRVVAAALLGVAGATDFLDGYIARRFNQVSTIGKMLDPTVDRLVVAGAVVASVVYGAVPLWLAAAVLVRELLTSTMMLVVATLAGRRIDVVFVGKAATFGLMCAIPLLVASYGPGSGWHVVRVVGWVMAIAAFALSCVATASYLPTARRALAGRSGSAGGAA; from the coding sequence GTGGCCGTTAGGCCCGCTCCGGCCGGCCCCGACGTGGCCACCCCCGACGGCACCGCCGTGACCCCCGCTGCGGAGCCCCTCGACACCGCCGCCCTCGGGCGGGTCCTTACCCTCCCGAACCTGCTCTCGGTGGCCCGCCTCGGCCTCCTCGCCGCCTTCTTCGTCACGCTCTTCGCCGACGGCGGGCGGGTCGTCGCGGCCGCGCTCCTCGGCGTCGCCGGGGCGACGGACTTCCTCGACGGCTACATCGCCCGCCGCTTCAACCAGGTGAGCACGATCGGAAAGATGCTCGATCCGACGGTCGACCGCCTCGTCGTCGCCGGCGCGGTGGTGGCGAGCGTCGTCTACGGGGCGGTGCCGCTCTGGCTGGCGGCGGCGGTGCTCGTCCGCGAGCTCCTCACCTCGACCATGATGCTCGTGGTCGCGACGCTCGCCGGCCGGCGGATCGACGTCGTCTTCGTCGGCAAGGCGGCGACCTTCGGCCTCATGTGCGCGATCCCGCTCCTCGTCGCCTCCTACGGACCTGGGAGCGGTTGGCACGTCGTGCGGGTAGTGGGGTGGGTGATGGCGATCGCGGCCTTCGCGCTCAGCTGCGTCGCGACGGCGAGCTACCTCCCGACTGCCCGGCGCGCGCTCGCCGGCCGCAGCGGCTCGGCCGGCGGGGCGGCATGA
- a CDS encoding sugar phosphate nucleotidyltransferase has protein sequence MAGGEGTRLRPLTTSQPKPMLPLANRPMAEHVIGLLKRHGFTDIVVTVAFLANTIRTYFGDGSDFGVRIAYATEETPLGTAGSVRNARDELDERFLVISGDVLTDVDLTELVAFHEEKKATATLCLKPIENPLEFGIVITDHEGRIERFLEKPTWGQVFSDTINTGIYVLEPEVLDHVAPDTPVDFSSEVFPELLAADARLYGFVTDRYWEDVGTLEAYLAAHKDVLDRKVNVEIDAFPLRPGVFVGAGAEIDPSAVIEGPVLIGDNCRIGPGARLGPYTVLGANVRVSDSAELEQSVVHDNCFLGTGVNVRGSVIGRSGELRQGAHLEEGVVLGDNCRIGQQAVITSGVKIYPNKVVEDEATVTQSIIWESRGSRSLFGRLGVSGLANVDLSPELAVRVALSYATTLPKGSVVTTSRDSSRSARMLKRAIMVGLTAAGLNVEDLEVATIPVTRFQVRSGPASGGVTVRLANDDPQSVVIRFLDAEGVDIDEGMQRRIERLYDREGPRRVLAAEIGDIDFPARTVEMYTAGLMAGIDLEALRKIRFKLVLDYAYGAASLVMPNVLAKLSADVLVVNPLVSTVGVLEFDRSVHAHRLADLVRSSGAHLGAVISPDGEQLTLVDDTGRVLSDGETLLAFTRLVAESVPAARIAMPVSASWRVNELAAELGAEVAWSKLGTSHLMELAGESGAHFAADGEGGIAFPQFLPAFDGVSALVHLLALLAHRGAHLSDALVGLPSVNVVHLAVHTPFEQKGTVMRGLLEHARGDQVVLIDGVKSVDPDGWTLVVPDAEDPVTHVYAEADDPAASSGRARAAAEDIGRILTEG, from the coding sequence ATGGCGGGAGGTGAGGGGACGCGGCTGCGCCCGCTCACGACGAGCCAGCCGAAGCCGATGCTCCCGCTCGCCAACCGGCCGATGGCCGAGCACGTGATCGGCCTGCTGAAGCGCCACGGCTTCACCGACATCGTGGTCACCGTCGCCTTCCTCGCGAACACGATCCGCACCTACTTCGGCGACGGCTCGGACTTCGGGGTGCGCATCGCGTACGCCACCGAAGAGACCCCGCTCGGCACGGCCGGCTCGGTGCGAAACGCCCGCGACGAGCTCGACGAGCGCTTCCTCGTGATCTCCGGTGACGTCCTCACCGACGTCGACCTCACCGAGCTCGTCGCCTTCCACGAGGAGAAGAAGGCGACGGCGACGCTCTGCCTGAAGCCGATCGAGAACCCCCTCGAGTTCGGGATCGTGATCACCGACCACGAGGGGCGGATCGAGCGCTTCCTCGAGAAGCCGACCTGGGGGCAGGTCTTCTCCGACACCATCAACACCGGTATCTACGTCCTCGAGCCCGAGGTCCTCGACCACGTCGCGCCGGACACGCCGGTCGACTTCTCCTCGGAGGTCTTCCCCGAGCTGCTCGCCGCGGACGCCCGCCTCTACGGCTTTGTCACCGACCGCTACTGGGAGGACGTCGGCACGCTCGAGGCCTACCTCGCGGCGCACAAGGACGTCCTCGACCGCAAGGTGAACGTCGAGATCGACGCCTTCCCGCTCCGCCCGGGGGTCTTCGTCGGCGCCGGGGCCGAGATCGACCCGAGCGCGGTGATCGAGGGGCCGGTGCTGATCGGCGACAACTGCCGAATCGGGCCGGGCGCCCGCCTCGGCCCCTACACCGTGCTCGGCGCCAACGTGCGCGTCAGCGACAGCGCCGAGCTCGAGCAGTCCGTCGTCCACGACAACTGCTTCCTCGGCACGGGGGTGAACGTGCGCGGCAGCGTGATCGGCCGCTCGGGCGAGCTGCGCCAGGGGGCGCACCTCGAGGAGGGCGTCGTGCTCGGCGACAACTGCCGCATCGGCCAGCAGGCGGTGATCACCTCCGGGGTGAAGATCTACCCGAACAAGGTCGTCGAGGACGAGGCGACGGTCACCCAGTCGATCATCTGGGAGTCCCGCGGCTCGCGCTCGCTCTTCGGCCGCCTCGGCGTCTCCGGGCTGGCAAACGTCGACCTCTCTCCCGAGCTCGCGGTGCGCGTCGCGCTCTCCTACGCGACGACGCTCCCGAAGGGCTCGGTCGTCACGACCTCGCGCGACTCCTCCCGCTCGGCGCGCATGTTGAAGCGGGCGATCATGGTCGGCCTCACCGCCGCGGGGCTGAACGTCGAGGACCTCGAGGTGGCGACGATCCCGGTGACGCGCTTCCAGGTGCGCTCGGGGCCCGCCTCGGGTGGCGTCACGGTGCGCCTCGCGAACGACGACCCGCAGTCGGTCGTGATCCGCTTCCTCGACGCCGAGGGCGTCGACATCGACGAGGGGATGCAGCGGCGGATCGAGCGTCTCTATGACCGAGAGGGGCCGCGCCGCGTGCTCGCCGCGGAGATCGGCGACATCGACTTCCCCGCCCGCACGGTCGAGATGTACACCGCCGGGCTGATGGCCGGCATCGATCTCGAGGCGCTCAGGAAGATCCGGTTCAAGCTCGTCCTCGACTACGCCTACGGGGCGGCGAGCCTCGTGATGCCGAACGTCCTCGCCAAGCTCTCCGCCGACGTCCTCGTCGTCAACCCCCTCGTCTCGACGGTCGGGGTCCTCGAGTTCGACCGCTCCGTCCACGCACACCGCCTCGCCGATCTCGTCCGCTCCTCCGGCGCCCACCTCGGCGCGGTGATCAGCCCCGACGGGGAGCAGCTCACCCTCGTCGACGACACCGGGCGCGTCCTCAGCGACGGCGAGACGCTGCTCGCCTTCACCCGCCTGGTCGCCGAGTCGGTGCCCGCGGCGCGCATCGCGATGCCCGTCAGCGCGAGCTGGCGGGTGAACGAGCTCGCCGCCGAGCTCGGCGCCGAGGTGGCGTGGTCCAAGCTCGGCACCTCGCACCTCATGGAGCTCGCCGGCGAGAGCGGTGCGCACTTCGCGGCGGACGGGGAGGGGGGGATCGCCTTCCCGCAGTTCCTCCCCGCCTTCGACGGCGTCTCCGCCCTCGTGCACCTGCTCGCACTGCTCGCCCACCGCGGCGCCCACCTCTCCGACGCCCTCGTCGGCCTGCCCTCGGTGAACGTCGTGCACCTCGCGGTGCACACCCCCTTCGAGCAGAAGGGCACGGTGATGCGGGGCCTCCTCGAGCACGCGCGCGGCGACCAGGTCGTGCTGATCGACGGGGTGAAGAGCGTCGATCCCGACGGTTGGACCCTCGTCGTCCCCGACGCCGAGGACCCCGTGACGCACGTCTACGCGGAGGCCGACGACCCCGCCGCCTCGAGCGGGCGGGCGCGTGCCGCCGCCGAGGACATCGGGCGCATCCTCACCGAAGGCTGA
- the gcvH gene encoding glycine cleavage system protein GcvH — protein MEIPDDLRYSTDHEWTREEGGRVRVGITDFAQEALGDVVFVELPTVGAEVAAGAALAEVESTKSVSEVYAPVAGRVVEVNSALAEHPETMNADPYGEGWVCVLEGADAAALAALLDAHAYRELTIS, from the coding sequence ATGGAGATCCCCGACGACCTGCGCTACAGCACCGACCACGAATGGACCCGCGAGGAGGGTGGACGCGTGCGGGTCGGCATCACCGACTTCGCCCAGGAGGCCCTCGGCGACGTGGTCTTCGTCGAGCTGCCAACCGTCGGCGCCGAGGTCGCCGCCGGTGCGGCGCTCGCCGAGGTGGAGTCCACCAAGTCGGTCTCGGAGGTTTACGCGCCGGTCGCCGGCAGGGTCGTCGAGGTGAACTCGGCGCTCGCCGAGCACCCCGAGACGATGAACGCCGACCCCTACGGCGAGGGCTGGGTCTGCGTCCTCGAGGGCGCCGACGCCGCCGCGCTGGCAGCGCTGCTCGACGCGCATGCCTACCGCGAGTTAACGATTTCCTGA